Part of the Bicyclus anynana chromosome 3, ilBicAnyn1.1, whole genome shotgun sequence genome is shown below.
atacaaataaatcaagcccaaacacaaggtaactgctgtaaatcgccgaggagttccctcgtctgttttatggctccatcatcagatcgattttaaaccttcatgaaattgtagtgcttaaaagtactacaTGGAAAAGTTGACGAACACattagacacccatataattttcgaaagttcccctcaatttctccaggattccatcatcagatcttgacatgatggcaatgggaccaaatggggactataccgtttcaaacaaaaaaagaatttttaaaatcggtccaggcgtctttgagtaatcggtgtacatacataaaaaaaaaaaaaaaaaaataccgaccgaattgagaacctcctcctttttgaagtcggttaaaaattaatgtgCATAACCCACAAAATAATTCCAAAGTAAGATTTACTCTATCAgtaaaaatttcttaatatcaagtataattaaaattctCATACCAATTTCATTATTGACAGTCATTATAGAAACCAAGCTAGTTTCTGGTGTGAGAGCATTCTCTAATTCTTGTAAACTTATTATGCCATTAGTACCCACTGGCAAATATGTTATTTTGAAACCTTCTCCTTCTAGAGCTCTACATGAATCTAGCACACATTTGTGCTCctgtaaaaaatagaaaataactgtgtttttttttaattatttacatggtcacctgacggtaagtgctgatgatgcaatctaagttggaaacggactaacttgttaggaggaggatgataataatccacacccctttaggtttctagcTGATATCATACCAGAACGCTGAATTGCTTTGCAGTACATCTTTATATGTGGTATATTTAGTGAAAGCTACTGTGTACCAGGTTGTAAACTAAATTTGTTTTATCCCATATATGCACAATTTTAAATGCTATAAACTCTACTTAGGCATTTGTTTACTTTTCTTAAATTTGTCTACTTTACTCTGCtctgtaaataaatttagtatGTACATTTCAAATAACTGGATTACTCTTCTATACTTTGATAAATATAGAAGAGTAACAATAGTACAATTTCATCATTGTTTAATTTGAAACAATAACATAAGTAGTCAAGCTACAGTTCTAAAAGCAGAaatttcagttcagtagttgtgtGTACACACAGAACTATATATCttggattaacaaatagttaATACATTGGATATGTGCAAAACTGGAGTGTGTTCATTACTCCTCCATGCTGCCCAAACTACTGAACAAATTCTgcttaaatttggaatataGATTATTACCATTGATTAACACATACACATTGGGAtttgaaaaaactgaatttttcacCATTGGAATCACTGGCAGCCAATAGTGGGCAGGTTATGAAAGTACAGGAccaatttaaaattctttcaccaatgaaaagctacattatcagcttgAAACATAGGCTAAAATTTATCCTTTTATCATAGTTCTCATTTGTATTACCACACAAATGAGAACTATGATGAAACTGCTGGGTTTTGCtagttatgaaatatttatagatataatTCTATTATCTTACAATTTGAGTTGTCACAATATGTTTCTTTCTTGGTGCATAGAAATGTGCTACACCTTTTACAGATATGTTATTTGATTCTGTAGCTCCAGACGTGAACACTATCTCCTTAGGATCGGCTCCAATGAGGTTCGCAACTTGTTCTCTTGATTTTTCCACTCCAGCTTCACTTTCCCACCCATAAGCATGGGTTCTGGAATGTGGATTACCATGATAGCTCACTAAGTATGGCAACATGGCATCAAGTACTCTTGGAtcctaaaatataattagaattaTTACTAAAAGCAAAACATTTtagaagtttatttatttatagtcaaATTAGGTGTAGCAGAACGACACTTGGATTTAATTGTTTGAAAGGACAACAACAAAGGGAGGGATCAGGATTCTCCCATCCTTGCTAATTACTATTCCTCTCACAAAGGAATGCATCGTTTGTgagaaaaaataagaaaaccttgAAAGATAGAATCACTTTTTCaagcagttttaaaaaatatatatacttaatgtaGACTTTGTTTTctcatacatttaaattaaaccgCCCTTTACCTTTAATAAGTCAACTCATATCAGACAGGCCCATGCAATGACATTAAATACttttagatgtgttactagcacatgaaaaatgaggcactcaaaagaggaaatttatagtcaactcaatattagttgtggtcaacaacaaactttacacaaataatacctaaatattgtctacattgtcaagttgtgtgttcaagaagtgtaaaaactataaatattataatgaaattaaagacaaaattgtgcatatgtgtgTTCAGTGTTGTAGGTTGTTGTAagatattcggatcactttttgcgctgattttatagggacgtaacagatctatagtataaaattatcaacagGCCAATGTCTTACTTCTTTCTttgaaattatcaaaattgaattttttattattcctatTGTTAAACAATGTATGCATAGCTGCTTGTAGTACAATACTTtggaagtaggtatattttgttttacttacaACAGGGGTCGTCGCTTGTGCGTCGAAATACAGCGGCCGGCCGACTTCTTCATGTTTCAAAGAAAACTTTTCACTTTCTGAAAACCATACATATTCTTCGTAAATACTCATAtgataaacttttttattagtttaaaacaTTTGATGCAATTATGTTATTTTccattagtaaataaaaaaatgaagttaTACCGGAATCTGTGTGAAGGTGTTTGCCCTGCACAAACATGAGAATAGCATTTTCTTGTAGGGCCGATCTTTGCAGTAGATTTTTACAAAGCAGAGGtgagacatttttaattactcGAAACATGTTTTCTATTCACTTCTTGGATtaatctacttttttttttggtaaatttcgagtttttgattttgacatCTGAAtttaatgatttgatttgatttttgttgacatttgacaatgacaaatgACAAGAGGAAGTAGGAGCGAATGAACGATAGACGACAGTCTACCAtaggtaaaatatataaaaattttacagcttccgtcttagaccattaataacaggacctgcctcatTAACCGTTACTCCGCTGGcaaagatcaatgatctaacgcatTTAACTGTTGCTTGATCTTTGCTAaagaatttgggtgcgaaacaggtccattctttttaatgatCTAAGCCTTGAGTGGATTGCTACGCTCGCCAGAAAGTGAAGCGGGAAAAACTAAGGTCATTTGCGTCATCGATAGGATCGCTGAGTGGAACGTAGTCAATATCAATAGTCTGTGATAGGTTGGTGgacatagataaatattttttgacgttGACATTTGCTGTGAATTagaattttggttttttttttgtaggtagtGTATTAgcctcctgagtaaatatgttccttggtatTATCTATGGTAATGTTTATACTTCatcttcatttgacgtttgcgtacttcatttcatttcattcattcattgtttattttatttgttttgtttagtcTGTTTTTGAttctgaaattttattattttaaaattataaataaaaagcgaaaaaatgGTTTATATCCATTTTCCATCAAATCTAACAGAGGAAGAATTAATGCTGCAAgctaaatatcaaaaattaaaaaagaaaaagaaagctCTCCAAGCTTTAAAAGCACCTAAACAAGAACCCGAAAAACCAACTTTACCGAAGCGCCCCACCGAGGCAAGAGATGCTCGTGAAATAGCACGGAAGCTTATAAAGAGTGGCGCCATTCAAGCTATAAAAAGTCCTCCGCCTCAACCACAAAATGCTACATTTAAAAGACCGCGAGCTGGTAATTTATTTAGCTTTTTACTAGTCTTTATTACAAGAGATTCAGAACTACTCGATGGTTATCTCATGTGCCtttaaaactttgaactttttctttttcaaaattttctcaGTAGCGGCCCAGAATTGGGAAATTAGCAGTGTACTCCTGTACTCTCTGAGAGTGGATTAACCTGTGTGTCCTAgtaattaacatctgatagtaataattacgaagttataaaagttacatagaaatataatacagtacctcctttttggaagttagTTAAAAATTCACATTTGAACCAAATATGGCATATTACAGGAAGAGAACGCAAGCTCAGTGGCTCTACAGGAGCCACAGGTGGAGTTGCATCGTACCAGCCTTTCAGTGCATCTCAGGAGCCTCCACCGCCTGATGATAAATCAGCTCCAAGAGTTAAATATCTATATGATTCATTTGTTACTGCAAGAGAAAAGTAAGAGACATTTTTgggtatctattaaaaaattgtaaatatgaattattttcatcatcagcttattttaacaactagctgacgccgcggggttttaccagcgtggttcccgatcctgtaggaatacgggtataatatataatctatagccttcctcgattaataggctatctaatactgaaatatttttttcaaattggaccagtaacTCCCGAGATTAGcacattcaaacaaactcttcagctttaaaatattagtataaatgcaACACTACACCCTCTTCATACAGGATAGGGGACAGATGTTAATCCTATCctggcaattaaaaaaaatataattccttATTTCatgattattcttttttttcttcaatgacaagttagctcttggcTGCAATCTCATCTGTTGTTAAGTGCCACAGTCTAAGCTGGAAATGGTTAAGGTGGattgttagttttaattaaaattataatactgtatgatatttttttatttgtaaattataaattatagtaagtttttttttttatttgtaaattgtaaattataaattatagtactacttttaattgtaaattataatattgtatgtttttttttcaaagagcaactgttgagtttcttgccagttattctcagcagaacctgccttccgaacccatggcagaatctttacaaataatcaactaacatttcaaaagtgcttgtaaactgagcctacttgaaataaatgaatatttttttttttaatttaaattaaataaggtaTTAAATGAAATGTGTGTAAACATTCCACattgagtttggctttagtatacataaatcataaaattgttcTTATTACAGGGAAGAGAAATCTGGACGTAACGGCAGCGAAACTCCGCACACGAGTGGGAAGAGCACTTTCTTGCAAATATTAGGAGCAAAGATCACGGAAGAAGTGATGCGACGACGTCTGGCGTCGTTTGAACCGTTTATATTCACACAAGAGCCAGAAGAAGAGAAGTAAGTGAAAGCTTACTTATAAAGTTCTAAAGCTAAATTGATAAGCAGACTAGCCAGTTTATTGAGGCAGTTGTACATGTTGTATTTTGTAATGAGGCATTCAATTCAAGTATTAAAGATTTACCTTAGAACAGTTTTTTATAATGGACAGACCAGACTAAAAggtcaaaaaaaattatttttatttattttttattttattgagggcttacaaacaacatcatagtacataatcaaatcataatagtaatataaataaaaaatgataacTATCACACCAGCTTAGGAAACCAGagattacaatactataaagtagaccactacgtacctaaatattatatataaaattaatacaaacaaattttgaaaaaaatagatGGAAGACAAGACTAAAGATACTAGTGGTGCAAGGCACTCGGGCACTCTCGGACCAAGGCATATTTGTAACCcgcgtaactttaattttaagtttacgactttaattatcaccattgttaacttgatgtttcaaaagtgcttgtaaattgagcctaattgaataatataataaataaatgaatcttTGATGAAACATCATAATTACTGCTATTTTAGCAGTATGTAACCCTTAAAATTTGCTAGGACCTTTACCTTCTTTTTTGCTTTACGGTTTTGTGTAGTGAATAaagaatgaattaaaaatgcctactaggttagtctgtacgccatagaagtaggtgcgagaagatctctctataacttgcttaaagaccttggttTCTCTAGAAGTGTAGCTAGTtccatattagaacgagtatccaaaggtgctttaataggatcttaccaaatttggctaggcagggagaacaacatgagcAGAGAACAGGGAGTGTTGattgatcgtcaaggaattccttaaccctacatcctgtagtcacaagttcaggactctgctcggagtttttctctcttgcacccgcacggtgaatccatggaaagCTAAGATACTCATCTCTCATAAGCGTTAAGAtaagttttcttatttatcaattaaataaaaatataattttttctcCAAACAGAGTCTACTTGGCATTTGAGAGTGCTGAAATGGCGTCACACGCGCACGCTGCTCTCGACGGCTGTGAGGAAGGGTGGCGGGTCACTTTCGTGAGGAGACCTCCTCAAGCTGCAGGATCCTGGACCCCAACGCCATCAGCTAGGAACGCTCCACCTCCAAAGGACCCCAAGCGAACTCTTGTAGCTTATGACGATATGTTTGAATGAAATTAAACTTATATCAAACTACTGTTGGCTTTTTATACTAGCGATGAACATCATTCAATAAAAGATATTAAGGTGAGAtcttaaaataagtaatataatacaGGCTTTctttaagggttcatttacacgagcagcaactgctgtCGGCGACATCTCGGCGGCAGTCAACAGCAGTCGCCGattgcagtcaacggcagtGACGGCAGTCGCCACGTCTCAGCGGCAGTCGATTGCAGTCGTTGGCAACGTGCtgttcgtgtaaatgaacccttatttgaatattttcgaacatattttcttgtttttaattAGAAGTTCAACATGAAATTGAAGAGTGGGAAGTTGAgtctattattataatgatagaGACATTATTCATTTGTTTCCtataagtttaataaatttatttcaaatattttcagTGTTTCGATTCAACTTGGCGGTAGCGTTGTAATGAAAATTCCAAGGTaggcgttttttttattttggatttttttttaatttttttttgtgttctgaTTTTAAGAATTAACTAGTTGTTTTTAACTTGTAAGTAATTATACTTGCAAAGTAAattgcatcactgtgttggcaccgccttaaaagtgatcagaaggtagcacatacaatgttatttttcgctttttagtttatttttatgattttgaactcggttcaatttttttgttaagaagattttatttttctgtttttagtgtgtcctagcatttaattttcataaaaatcggttcagtaattttgtgttaaaatgaaaataacgaaattgaaaatttgaaGACATAcgtgtcgaattgagaacctcctccttttttaaagtcgtttaataagtgaaataaaaagaaCATGAAACATGAATCCcaagtttattttatacaacaGTTCTTGTTTCTATATGTTTTTCAACTTACAACAAAAAACATAGGAATAATATCTCAATTTTTAGTAATgtatttatactaaactagctgacgccgcgcggtttcaccctcgtggttaccgttcccgtacgaatacgggaataatatatagccttcctcgataaatgggctatctaacactgaaataattttaaaatcggaccagtagttcctgagattagcgcgttcaaacaaccaaactcttcagctgtataatattagtatagattaaatctTTGCCACGTTGGTATTAAGCAAGTACTGACAAATTGATCACTTCTTTAGCTGTCATGAATTACCCATTTtctttttggttttaaaatacaTCTAGGTACTTATAGTCTGTCTACCAAATATTTGCGAGAATTATTACTGTGACTTTTCACATCCATTATTTACAGGTTCCAAATGTTTTGTAGATATAATAGAATGAGTATTCTTTTCTTTTAATGTTCCGTTTATATGAGTCGGGCCTATTAAGAGATCGGCTTCATTGGTAATAATCCTCCAACTGTGTTCAACGTCTTTTTCTGTTGTAAGTCGCGAGCAAATAACGAATCGTATAAGATATCGATTTCTGTACGTGCAAGCTACCATAAATATTTGTTTGGTAGCCaataaattttcaagtaattgCTTAGTGTAACT
Proteins encoded:
- the LOC112044878 gene encoding negative elongation factor E, producing MVYIHFPSNLTEEELMLQAKYQKLKKKKKALQALKAPKQEPEKPTLPKRPTEARDAREIARKLIKSGAIQAIKSPPPQPQNATFKRPRAGRERKLSGSTGATGGVASYQPFSASQEPPPPDDKSAPRVKYLYDSFVTAREKEEKSGRNGSETPHTSGKSTFLQILGAKITEEVMRRRLASFEPFIFTQEPEEEKVYLAFESAEMASHAHAALDGCEEGWRVTFVRRPPQAAGSWTPTPSARNAPPPKDPKRTLVAYDDMFE